GGCGTATCTTTTGCAGGCCCGCGCTTTTATCGCGCTGATTTTAGTCGTGGCAGCCTTTACTATTTTGGTAGACGGATTTTTGGCGCCGGCCAACATCATTATCATTGCCAAGCAAGTGGCTGTTAACGCCATCATGGGTATAGGGATGACGTTTGTCATTCTTACGGCCGGTATTGATCTCTCCGTTGGTTCAATCGTTGGCTTGACGGCGATGATCGCCGGTGGATTGTTGACCGAGGGGCTGGTTTTGCCCTGGTTTGGCCCGGACGGAATAATCATCTTTTTTAATG
This is a stretch of genomic DNA from Anaerolineae bacterium. It encodes these proteins:
- a CDS encoding ABC transporter permease; this encodes MSQANAVVVPSKQKRNLTRTDIQAYLLQARAFIALILVVAAFTILVDGFLAPANIIIIAKQVAVNAIMGIGMTFVILTAGIDLSVGSIVGLTAMIAGGLLTEGLVLPWFGPDGIIIFFN